One window of the Ictidomys tridecemlineatus isolate mIctTri1 chromosome 11, mIctTri1.hap1, whole genome shotgun sequence genome contains the following:
- the Ankrd34a gene encoding ankyrin repeat domain-containing protein 34A, translated as MLHTEGHALLRAVGQGKLRLARLLLEGGAYVNEGDAQGETALMAACRARYDDPQNKARMVRYLLEQGADPNIADRLGRTALMHACAGGGGAAVASLLLAHGADPSVRDHAGASALVHALDRGDRETLATLLDACKAKGTEVIIITTDTSPSGTKKTRQYLNSPPSPGVEDPAPAPPSPGVCTSPSEIQLQTAGGRGLLSPRAQEEEEKRDVFEFPLPKPPDDPSPSEPLPKPPRHPPKPLKRLNSEPWGLVAPPQPVPPAEGRPGIERLTSEFNGLTLTGRPRLSRRHSTEGPEDPPPWAEKVTGGGPLSRRNTAPEAQESGPPSGLRQKLSRMEPVELDTPGHLCPDSPESSRLSLERRRYSASPLTLPPAGSVPSPRQSQESLPGAVSPLSGRRRSPGLLERRGSGTLLLDHISQTRPGFLPPLNVSPHPPIPDIRPQPGGRAPSLPAPPHPGVPGSPRTKRKLVRRHSMQTEQIRLLGGFQSLGGPGESGR; from the coding sequence ATGCTGCACACCGAAGGACACGCTCTTCTTCGGGCCGTGGGTCAGGGTAAGCTACGCTTGGCCCGTTTGCTTCTGGAGGGAGGAGCATACGTGAATGAGGGTGATGCCCAGGGGGAGACTGCGCTAATGGCGGCCTGTCGGGCCCGCTACGACGACCCCCAGAATAAGGCGCGCATGGTACGCTACCTCCTGGAGCAAGGCGCAGACCCCAACATCGCAGACCGCCTAGGGCGCACCGCGCTCATGCACGCTTGCGCCGGGGGTGGGGGTGCCGCAGTGGCCTCGTTGCTCCTTGCCCACGGCGCAGATCCCTCAGTCCGAGATCACGCAGGCGCCTCGGCGCTTGTCCATGCCCTGGACCGCGGAGACCGCGAGACCCTTGCCACACTCCTGGACGCCTGCAAGGCCAAGGGCACGGAGGTCATCATTATAACCACGGATACCTCGCCCTCGGGCACCAAGAAGACCCGGCAGTATCTCAATTCCCCTCCGTCCCCCGGGGTGGAGGACCCTGCTCCCGCTCCTCCTAGCCCGGGGGTCTGCACTTCGCCTTCGGAAATCCAATTGCAAACTGCAGGAGGACGAGGATTGTTATCCCCTCGCgcccaggaagaagaggagaagcgGGACGTATTTGAATTCCCTCTTCCTAAGCCCCCTGATGACCCCTCCCCTTCTGAGCCGCTCCCCAAACCGCCTCGACACCCCCCGAAACCACTCAAAAGGCTTAACTCCGAGCCCTGGGGCCTAGTGGCTCCGCCCCAACCTGTCCCTCCCGCCGAAGGAAGACCCGGTATCGAGCGCCTAACCTCGGAATTCAATGGTCTGACTCTGACGGGTCGACCCCGTCTTTCCCGACGTCACAGCACGGAAGGCCCAGAGGATCCTCCCCCTTGGGCGGAAAAAGTGACTGGCGGAGGTCCTCTCTCTCGCCGAAACACGGCGCCCGAGGCTCAAGAGTCTGGTCCCCCTTCAGGGCTACGCCAAAAACTGAGCCGCATGGAGCCGGTGGAGCTCGACACCCCCGGACATCTTTGCCCTGATTCGCCTGAGTCCAGTCGACTGTCCCTCGAACGTCGCCGATACAGCGCCTCCCCGCTGACCCTCCCTCCAGCCGGCTCGGTTCCCTCCCCGCGTCAGTCCCAGGAAAGTCTGCCCGGGGCTGTATCTCCGTTGAGCGGGCGGAGGCGGAGTCCCGGGCTGCTGGAACGGAGGGGCTCAGGGACGCTGCTCCTGGACCACATCTCCCAAACGCGGCCGGGTTTCCTGCCCCCTCTCAACGTCAGTCCCCACCCCCCTATCCCCGACATTCGCCCCCAACCCGGAGGTCGGGCGCCTTCActgcctgcccctccccaccctggggTGCCCGGCTCTCCCAGGACCAAGCGCAAGTTGGTGAGACGCCACTCCATGCAGACTGAGCAGATCCGCCTGCTAGGGGGCTTCCAAAGCCTAGGCGGGCCAGGGGAATCAGGGCGCTGA